The genomic interval GTGAACATGTAATATGGGTATCACATATCTATATGTAGAATAGTGCGGTAGTCAGGTATGTATGGGGGAGTACAGGTGTAAATGTCTGAATGATGTAGAATGTATTCTTTTAGAGTAAGGGGATTATAAATCGAGTGGTTAGAGTGGTACGAGATACAAGATTGATTTAATATAGCCGGGAGTGTTGTTTTTGTCTCGGTATAACTGGCCATCTACGTATAATTTATCTACGGAAATAACCGCTCGTTTTCCTTCTTTGCTTAGCTCTTTTCTGATAGCGAATAGCTTTCTCCGTCTGTCTAGAATTTAGCGAGGAAATGGGTCATTTATTTTGAAATCTGTTCCTCTGAGCTCTCTTCCTTTACTCATGATGAATTCTTTATGCTTGAAATGTTCCACTTTGACGGTGGACTCGatggaatgttatggctgtCGCTTTCTCCGTGGGTATcttgatatatatattaatCATAAATTCCTTTATTAAATGTTCTGGATCCTCTGTAGTTTGTTCTGGAATACCAGAGAAAACTATATTTTGTCTCATACTAAATGCTTGTAGGTCAAGAATcgtttctttcatttctttattttctttaataacTGATGAGAGTTGTGTAGAGAGTTCGCAGACTGTGCAGCAGTGATTTGTTTTCCTTGGTAAGTGACGCAATTTGCTCTTGGCTGAACTCCAAGCTTTCGCGTATTGCCTGGAATTCCTTGTGCAGAACTTCCACTAGTGCAATTCTTGCGTCTAGCGCCAAGAGTTTATTGTCTATGGAGTGAAGGATGTCACTAACCTCTAGGCAGTGTAGTGAGGTTGATTGGTCTGCATCGCGGGGTGAACTTGGCTGGCATGGTCGGTTGCCggatagatgcagtgttttatgtttacctttatttttatcgtctcgtttgttttttttcatggTGACGTAGCTCTGGTAGTAAAAGTCGATGTAGTTTTCAAGTTTTTCCAGTTTGTTGAGATGTATAGTCCAAAATTCAGTACATAATCAGCAAAGAAAGTGCTATTTCTTTGAGAAGTTGGTTCACGCACAGTTCTCACGACAGAATGTTCACAGCATCATCCTTTTCCTAGCTCCTTCAAGCTAGCTCTGTTTTcgttcaaataagaacataactgtttggaaactgcTTTTTGTagtatcttagagacaaaaggaaggtttgaaattggcctataattagataaaacatgtggattaagatttaatcaggggtttaataacagcacttttaaacaatttaggtatgtatccaaggctaagggattaattaattaatgtaagcaggggctctacaatagctgggagtgaatctttaagtaaacgagttggaacaggaatcttatacacttccagtgtagagTGCCGCCAcgttctaattttcgtgctacatgtaccacccactacacttaaattacagaaacaaaccctacagtatgggtacagtaaaaaaagaattaaaagtaaaaaaaaaaaacatactttttCCATATAACCAAGGATGttgtagttaactagtcacttattctagttactacaaccacattataaaagtcctacagcatgggtacagtaacaaatcataaaatgtactacagtataggtacagtaataataaaatatagaagatTAACAACCATTAAAAAAGTTTTGATAAGACGAAGtgtgtagtagttaactagtcacctgtactagttactacaaccacaatacaaattaaaagtcctaCAGCATGAGTACAAGgtaaacaaaaaattaaaaaaatgaacaaaaatctagGAATGCAAATTTTGGTAAGACGAAGGTTGTAGCAGTTAACTAGTGACTTACAATACTTACTGCAAAATCGAAAGTCTGAGCCGCTGtaaataacttgctgtgtttactgatgTTTCTGTTTACTTGTAGAAAAATGGCAGAGTCAAAAAATTCAGTAGCCCAGGAtgagttcagctgttcagtctgtctggaaaccctgaaggatccagtaactacacactgtggacacagtttctgtatggtgtgtattaataactgttgggatcaggaggatgataagggaacatacagctgtccacagtgtaggaaaaccttcactccaagacctgAAGTGAGTAAAAACATTATTCTGACTGGAGTTGTGGAGAAcctaaagaagagaaaattccAAGATCCACTTCCTActggacctgaagatgtggagtgtgattCCTGCACTAGGAAAAAATACAAAGCTGTTAaaacctgcctggtgtgtttggcctctttctgtgaaactcaccttcagcctcaTTATGAATCTTCTGCTTTTAAGAATCACAAGCTGGTTAAAGCCTCCAGACGACTCCAGGAgcagatctgctctcagcataaTAAACTGCTAGAGGTTTACTGTtgtactgatcagcagtgtatctgcgTGTTGTGTACCATGGATGATCATAAAGGACATAttacaatatcagctgcagcaaaaagaactgagaaacaggtaaaaaaaattattaagctctctttaacaagtaacaactcattttcatttacactgaggttgtttatgtggtgctcgtacataatacaagtaaattctgaattgttattctgtgtagaagcagctgctggagatccagagaaaattccaggagaaaatccagaacagagagaaggaactttgtgagctgataaacgctgtggagtctcacaaggtaagttttataaacaaaaagctctcaggatcagtccgactctcctccattaaaccaatctccattaaaaatgagatattttatatctcAGGTAACTTTGTAAGTGATGGAGCATTTTTGGTcatgaatttttaaaaaatctttaaaatctgCATGGTTATTTAGTGATTGATGCTGTACAGCAATTCTGAGGTTGTGCTAATAATTATAAGGGTGATAAGATCAGATTAGGACTGGGCCACCCAAGAAGATTATTGATTGTTGCTTTGGATCAAGCTGCTTCAACAAATTACTGTATAAGATTTCTGGTAAAGACTTGAGAAGATCACTACATTGAATTTCCCAGTCCTGGCCAGTCTGCTGTTTCCTGATACtccagcacattttacagtatatatggtgttttatgttttgtaagatttaatccacacataattttgaattaaggaCATACAGAAGCAGGTGTGTTGTATCGAAGATCTGTGAGGAAAtataacatgctgataaatgcagGTAAAACTAAAGTGATGATGAACACTGAAGAAGTGCTGGAGTTTAAGGTAAAGGTTAGAAGACTGGAACTCTTTCTTATATTTGGGAAGTAGAGTATCAAATACTGCATCATGTGGACATAATGATGATGGAAACATTTTCAAGGGTATGAAAAATCAAGCcatttagcaccatcaccaagctatgaGTGATGAAAGTCTGGCCAGTAGCTACATATGAATGTGAAGGATGGACAAATATCTGATTTAGAAATGTTTCCTCTTTCTGAATCTtctaacagtgttctgcacagacagcagtgaagaacattgagaggatctgtacAGAACTAATCAACTCCGTTAACAGAAGATGCTCTAagctaaaagatctgatcagagatcAAGAGACAGCCGAAGTAAGTCAAGCTaaaaaacacctgaaacacGTGGAGCAGGAGATtgtagagctgaagaggaaagatgctgaactggaacagctttcacacacaaaggatcccgtccatttcctccaggtaacagcactaaaaataattatattattgctgcaccagtccaagtaataaaatacagtggtactttgtaaGTTGACGTCCTCTAaattcaaaatctttaaaagccttttgttgagaaatttgtttcCTTAAACTCGATTATTGTTAGCATTCATTCAGACATGTTGGGGAGAGCCGGAAAGGCAACTGAAATCACATCACAAGGAAAGCATCCTCTTCTGTCTTCCCAGAGGTCTCCTTTTTATAGGCGTCTACCCCTGGTGGTAGCTTTGCACATCTTCATGCATCTTCCATAAATCTGTAACACAGGGAAAACCcctctacacaaaacatattatgactagggatgtaacgatacactctacccacgatacgatacgattcacgaaactgggttcacgatacgattttttccgatttttttaaacaaaataaaattgaagacaagttatgacaaagtttccttttattacttctatttaaaataaaatactggatttgtgcttatatttaatttatctaCATAATGATGTCATTTTATTTccgaggtaggtacaaactatacataataatgctgcacatttccctttttgtgtaaaaaaaatatagcggcagcgccctctgctgtttaaagtgaatatcgattcatcttaaatgaataaccgattcaaatcgtggcacacgcgcaccgatttttaactgtcttccggtgcatcgttacatccctaattatgacccataaagtcgtaacactcggggttctgagaaaatgtgagaatcagaatcagctttttactgttaatgttatttgGAGAAACATCAGTCTGTGCTTCATGTCTGTCGTCCATCATTTGTGCTTCTTCATCATCTTGTTAATTCTTTGTGAACAATATCTGTCTTTTTGTAGAATTTTCAGTCTGtctcggctcctgctggatctgcagaatcagccaccat from Trichomycterus rosablanca isolate fTriRos1 unplaced genomic scaffold, fTriRos1.hap1 scaffold_153, whole genome shotgun sequence carries:
- the LOC134305868 gene encoding tripartite motif-containing protein 16-like, coding for MAESKNSVAQDEFSCSVCLETLKDPVTTHCGHSFCMVCINNCWDQEDDKGTYSCPQCRKTFTPRPEVSKNIILTGVVENLKKRKFQDPLPTGPEDVECDSCTRKKYKAVKTCLVCLASFCETHLQPHYESSAFKNHKLVKASRRLQEQICSQHNKLLEVYCCTDQQCICVLCTMDDHKGHITISAAAKRTEKQKQLLEIQRKFQEKIQNREKELCELINAVESHKCSAQTAVKNIERICTELINSVNRRCSKLKDLIRDQETAEVSQAKKHLKHVEQEIVELKRKDAELEQLSHTKDPVHFLQNFQSVSAPAGSAESATITISPFLSFDDVTKSVSQLREKVEEFWKEQCEKIPDEVKKVRIISPPEPEIREDFLQYVCRFTLDPNTVNKNLRLSEENKVVTYSRTLQSYPDHPDRFDFWPQVVCRESVSGCCYWEFEWSGNNWVCIAVSYKSISRKGDGDECVFGQNDQSWSLFCSPSSFSFWYNNKKTKIPIILSSSRIGVYVDYEAGTLSFYSVSDTMKLLHRVQTTFTQPLYPGFWVYSGSKVKLFHQFICAHSAYSSLDMPTYPPICLHDEPV